Proteins encoded together in one Mycolicibacter minnesotensis window:
- a CDS encoding NUDIX hydrolase, giving the protein MSADGGEANSGRRRRRRRGRRTSGPKTSHTESPAAEASPAAAVTPPRAAQRRTRTARHGPERLRTVHETSAGGLVVDGIDGPREEQVAALIGRVDRRGRMLWSLPKGHIEVGETAEQTAIREVAEETGVRGSVLAVLGSIDYWFVTDGHRVHKTVHHYLLRFASGELCDDDMEVAEVAWVPIRELASRLAYADERRLALVADELIDRLQADGPAALPPLPVTAPWRRQQTHSRARRTRTGEHSPDRKNGRGLDP; this is encoded by the coding sequence GTGTCGGCCGACGGCGGAGAAGCCAATTCGGGACGGCGCCGCAGGCGGCGCCGTGGTCGACGCACGTCTGGTCCAAAGACAAGCCACACCGAATCCCCCGCCGCAGAGGCGAGTCCAGCGGCCGCCGTCACTCCTCCGCGTGCTGCCCAGCGCCGGACGCGTACCGCGCGACACGGCCCCGAGCGCCTGCGCACCGTGCATGAGACCTCCGCCGGCGGACTTGTGGTCGACGGTATCGATGGCCCCCGCGAAGAGCAGGTCGCCGCACTGATCGGACGGGTGGACCGGCGCGGCAGAATGCTGTGGTCACTGCCCAAAGGTCATATCGAGGTCGGTGAGACCGCGGAGCAGACCGCCATCCGTGAGGTTGCCGAAGAAACCGGCGTCCGGGGCAGCGTGCTGGCTGTGCTGGGCAGCATCGACTACTGGTTCGTCACCGATGGCCACCGGGTCCACAAGACCGTGCACCACTATCTGTTGCGGTTCGCCAGCGGAGAGCTGTGCGATGACGACATGGAGGTGGCCGAGGTGGCGTGGGTGCCGATTCGGGAGTTGGCGTCCCGCTTGGCGTACGCCGATGAACGCCGGTTGGCCCTAGTGGCCGACGAGTTGATCGACCGCCTCCAAGCCGACGGCCCCGCCGCCCTCCCGCCGTTGCCGGTCACGGCACCGTGGCGACGGCAGCAGACTCATTCCCGCGCCCGCCGTACTCGCACTGGTGAGCACTCACCGGACCGGAAGAACGGTCGCGGGCTGGACCCGTGA
- a CDS encoding DUF6049 family protein: MALVAAVTVLLMTLGTALVGAAPHVAAGEPDAAPFVQIRIDRVTPEVVTTSSVPVVTVAGTVSNVGDRPVRDVMVRLEQAGAVASSAGLRTNLSGANDQYRPVGAFSTVAPELQRGQEARFTLSVPLRSASQPALNIDRPGVYPVLVNVNGTPDYGEPTRLDDARFLLPVTGLPRVEPGSELAAGPVAPDISHPVRLTMFWPLADRPRLTPGEPGGALPVRLTDDELAISLAPGGRLDALLSAAEFATSPAVDVNAVVNRALCLAVDPDLLVTVAAMTRGYVVADSPASAITQPGTGREAARTWLERLRRLAHHTCVAAIPYAQTDLDALARVGDPSLDEIAVRKPAEILDRILEVSTARGVVLLGDGRLTTGAADLIAAQGDAVVITAGDCSALESGAAATADVTPRRVSPQLVAVPYDPAVGAAFAAMGTDPNTPSYLDSSLAVRLHHDSALARRQDALGSLLWRSLESPETPGALRNEILMPPPYWKPRADDAQAVLTTLATALHSGLADARPLTAVLAESADVATPPEHPLPTQQPAGGFSPDVISTVADDIGRLWGLTSALTTDARTGLTGEAYTTPLAEGMLRALTQSEPLDVRNGLASQRLAIIGTTVADLIGAVTIVNPADSYTLATEHSPLPLALRNDLAVPIRVRLHVDAPPGMSVTDVGELELPPGYLPLRVPVEVRVNQYFVVDAALQTPNGMPLGESVRLSVHSNAYGMVLFLITMTAAAALAVLIGRRLWHRFRGQPDRADLPAPPSGSGGDR; encoded by the coding sequence ATGGCTCTGGTGGCGGCAGTGACCGTCCTCCTGATGACCCTCGGCACCGCCCTCGTCGGCGCCGCCCCGCACGTCGCCGCCGGCGAGCCTGATGCCGCACCGTTCGTCCAGATCCGGATCGACCGCGTCACGCCTGAGGTCGTCACGACCTCCAGTGTCCCGGTGGTCACCGTCGCCGGAACGGTCAGCAACGTGGGCGACCGGCCCGTACGCGACGTCATGGTGCGACTCGAACAGGCCGGTGCAGTGGCCTCCTCCGCCGGGCTGCGCACCAACCTCAGTGGGGCCAACGACCAGTACCGCCCGGTGGGCGCCTTCAGCACGGTCGCGCCGGAACTGCAGCGCGGCCAAGAGGCCCGCTTCACCCTGTCTGTGCCGCTGCGCTCGGCGAGCCAGCCGGCACTGAACATCGACCGTCCCGGCGTTTACCCGGTGCTGGTCAACGTCAACGGCACTCCTGACTACGGCGAACCGACTCGCCTGGACGATGCCCGCTTTCTGCTGCCGGTGACCGGCCTGCCCCGCGTCGAGCCGGGCTCGGAGCTGGCCGCAGGCCCCGTCGCGCCCGATATTTCGCACCCGGTTCGGCTCACCATGTTCTGGCCCTTGGCCGATCGGCCGCGGCTCACACCGGGCGAGCCCGGCGGTGCGCTGCCGGTTCGGCTCACCGACGACGAGCTGGCGATATCGCTGGCCCCCGGCGGTCGCCTCGACGCGCTGCTGTCCGCCGCCGAGTTCGCCACCAGCCCGGCCGTGGACGTCAACGCCGTGGTCAATCGGGCCCTGTGCCTGGCCGTCGACCCCGATCTGTTGGTCACGGTCGCCGCCATGACCCGCGGCTACGTGGTGGCCGACTCCCCCGCGAGCGCCATCACGCAACCTGGGACCGGACGCGAGGCCGCCCGCACGTGGCTGGAGCGGCTGCGACGCCTGGCCCACCACACCTGCGTCGCCGCAATCCCCTACGCCCAGACCGACCTGGACGCCTTGGCTCGAGTGGGCGATCCCAGCCTCGACGAGATCGCGGTGCGCAAACCCGCCGAAATCCTGGACCGAATCCTGGAAGTAAGCACGGCCCGCGGCGTGGTCCTGCTCGGCGACGGTCGGCTGACCACAGGTGCCGCAGACCTGATCGCCGCCCAGGGCGATGCCGTGGTGATCACTGCCGGCGACTGCTCCGCCCTGGAGTCCGGCGCGGCGGCCACCGCTGACGTCACGCCGCGGCGGGTATCGCCGCAGCTGGTGGCGGTGCCCTATGACCCCGCCGTCGGCGCCGCGTTCGCGGCCATGGGCACCGATCCGAACACGCCCAGCTACCTGGACAGCTCCCTGGCGGTCCGGCTACACCATGACTCCGCGCTGGCCCGTCGCCAGGACGCCTTGGGTTCGCTGCTGTGGCGCAGCCTGGAATCACCGGAGACTCCCGGTGCGCTACGCAACGAGATCCTGATGCCGCCGCCGTATTGGAAACCACGCGCCGACGACGCCCAGGCCGTGCTGACCACTTTGGCCACCGCATTGCACTCCGGCCTGGCGGACGCCCGGCCGCTGACCGCGGTGCTCGCCGAATCGGCCGACGTGGCCACGCCCCCAGAGCATCCGCTGCCGACTCAGCAGCCGGCGGGGGGCTTCTCCCCCGACGTGATCAGTACCGTGGCCGACGACATCGGCAGATTGTGGGGCTTGACGTCGGCGTTGACCACCGACGCCCGCACCGGCCTGACCGGTGAGGCGTACACGACCCCGCTCGCCGAGGGCATGCTGCGCGCCCTGACTCAGTCCGAACCGCTCGATGTCCGTAACGGCCTGGCCTCGCAACGCCTGGCGATCATCGGCACCACCGTCGCCGATTTGATCGGCGCCGTCACCATCGTCAACCCGGCCGACTCCTACACGCTGGCCACCGAGCACAGTCCGCTGCCCCTGGCGCTGCGTAACGATCTCGCGGTGCCGATCCGGGTGCGGCTGCACGTGGATGCGCCACCGGGAATGTCGGTCACCGATGTCGGAGAACTGGAGCTGCCCCCGGGGTACCTGCCCCTGCGAGTTCCTGTTGAGGTGCGCGTCAACCAGTACTTCGTGGTCGATGCGGCGCTGCAGACCCCCAACGGCATGCCACTGGGCGAGTCGGTGCGGTTGTCGGTGCATTCGAACGCCTACGGCATGGTGCTGTTCTTGATCACGATGACGGCGGCGGCGGCACTGGCGGTCCTGATCGGGCGCCGGCTCTGGCATCGGTTCCGGGGCCAGCCCGACCGCGCCGACCTGCCCGCGCCACCCTCGGGCTCAGGCGGCGACAGGTGA
- the murJ gene encoding murein biosynthesis integral membrane protein MurJ, with protein sequence MSTPAQQPARPELTDAAVVSRSWGMALATLVSRLTGFVRVVLLAAILGAALSSAFSVANQLPNQIAALVLEATFTAIFVPVLARAERDDPDGGAAFVRRLVTLATALLLATTVISVAAAPLLVRLMLGGDPQVNEPLTIAFAYLLLPQVICYGLSSVFMAILNTRNIFGAPAWAPVVNNVVAIATLVLYLLVPGELSVDPVRMGNTKLLVLGLGTTAGVVAQTAVLLVAIRRQRISLRPLWGIDDRLKRFGTMASAMVLYVLISQVGLVVTNQIASSAAASGPAIYYYAWLLLQLPFGMIGVTVLTVVMPRLSRNAAAGDDPAVLADLSLATRLMMITLIPIVALMTVGGPAIGSALFAYGNFGNVDAGNLGAAVAMSAFTLLPYAMVLLQLRVFYAREQPWTPIAIIVVITAVKIAASVLAPHLTANPELVAAYLGLANGLGFVAGAVVGHLLLRRSLRPVPGPGAPPARWALVGPEVIRTVLVTLTASLLAGLVAEVLDRACGLRDLTDRGAAGSMLRLLILTAVMLPIIAAVMVRAEVPEAVAAVAAVRRRMGAGRPQTGMPNPPSPDSSVPYADHNRLPTAGGGISNDPATHTPPAHIAGGWTPKGAEVANISSEGVGPQAAARTVAPQPSQRSTETPESVGNDSLLTPGLSIAGGRYRLLVRHGGTPVLQFWQALDTALDRQVALTFVDPNQTMPDEQLTGVLSRTQRLSQIDLPGIARVLDVVRVGAGGLVVSEWVRGASLQEVAGTSPSPIGAARAIRSLASAAESAHQSGVALSIDHPARVRVSIEGDVTLAFPATLPDTKPEDDIRGIGATLYALLINRWPLANAGADTGLEPADLDSSGSPVKPDSVNPDIPFQISAAASHAIQPDGGIRGASTLSNLLQQATALHEQTELLGPVSDDPPPPRVRPTPPDAEAAAERRRRVLIGLGVGAAVILVALLVLASVLNRIFGDVNGLDKTELGLSSPSASALPGASGPNGIVKPVQVTVFSPGGEADRPQDAGLAIDGNPATAWSTDTYSDPVPFPNFKNGVGLMLQLPKPTVIGTVTLNVSSTGTRVELRSSSTPKPTRLEDTTLLAPAKALQPGSNKITADSSTATSNLLVWISTMGNTGGESRTQISEITVQAAS encoded by the coding sequence GTGAGCACTCCGGCGCAGCAACCCGCACGCCCCGAGCTGACCGACGCCGCCGTGGTGTCGCGCTCCTGGGGGATGGCGCTGGCGACCCTGGTCAGCCGCCTCACCGGATTCGTCAGAGTCGTGCTGTTGGCGGCGATCCTGGGTGCGGCGCTGTCCAGCGCGTTCTCGGTGGCCAATCAATTGCCGAACCAGATCGCCGCGCTGGTTCTGGAGGCTACGTTCACCGCGATCTTCGTGCCGGTGCTGGCGCGCGCCGAACGCGACGACCCCGACGGCGGCGCCGCGTTCGTCCGCCGGCTGGTCACACTGGCGACCGCGCTGCTGCTGGCCACCACGGTGATCTCGGTGGCCGCGGCACCGCTGCTGGTGCGGCTGATGTTGGGCGGCGACCCACAGGTCAACGAGCCACTGACCATCGCCTTCGCCTACCTGCTATTGCCGCAGGTCATCTGTTACGGGTTGTCGTCGGTGTTCATGGCGATCTTGAACACGCGCAATATCTTCGGCGCTCCGGCCTGGGCTCCGGTGGTCAACAACGTCGTCGCGATCGCAACCTTGGTGCTGTATCTGCTGGTGCCGGGGGAACTGTCGGTGGATCCGGTGCGGATGGGCAACACCAAGCTGCTGGTGCTCGGCCTGGGCACCACGGCGGGCGTCGTCGCACAGACCGCCGTGCTGCTGGTGGCGATCCGCCGGCAGCGGATCAGCCTTCGGCCGTTGTGGGGCATCGACGACCGGCTCAAGCGCTTCGGCACCATGGCCTCGGCGATGGTGCTCTACGTCTTGATCAGCCAGGTCGGCCTGGTGGTGACCAATCAGATCGCCAGCAGCGCTGCAGCATCCGGCCCGGCGATCTACTACTACGCCTGGCTGCTGCTGCAGCTGCCGTTCGGCATGATCGGCGTCACGGTGCTGACCGTCGTCATGCCCCGGTTGAGCCGCAATGCCGCCGCCGGCGACGACCCCGCGGTGCTGGCCGATCTGTCCCTGGCCACCCGCCTGATGATGATCACGCTCATCCCGATCGTGGCGCTGATGACCGTCGGCGGACCGGCGATCGGCAGTGCGTTGTTCGCCTACGGCAACTTCGGCAACGTCGACGCGGGCAACCTCGGCGCCGCGGTCGCCATGTCGGCTTTCACGCTGCTCCCGTATGCGATGGTGCTGCTGCAGCTGCGGGTCTTCTACGCCCGAGAGCAGCCCTGGACACCCATCGCGATCATCGTGGTGATCACCGCAGTGAAGATCGCGGCCTCGGTCCTGGCTCCCCACCTGACCGCAAATCCGGAGTTGGTCGCGGCCTACCTCGGCCTGGCCAACGGTCTGGGCTTTGTCGCCGGAGCCGTCGTCGGGCACCTGCTGCTGCGGCGCTCACTGCGTCCGGTGCCCGGGCCGGGGGCGCCGCCGGCACGTTGGGCGCTGGTGGGGCCCGAGGTGATCCGCACCGTGCTGGTCACGCTGACGGCGTCGCTGCTTGCCGGCCTGGTGGCCGAGGTGCTGGATCGCGCGTGCGGCCTCCGGGACCTGACCGATCGTGGCGCCGCAGGCTCGATGCTGCGGCTGCTGATCCTCACCGCGGTGATGCTGCCGATCATCGCGGCGGTCATGGTGCGGGCCGAGGTGCCCGAGGCAGTCGCCGCCGTTGCCGCGGTACGTCGACGAATGGGTGCAGGCAGGCCGCAAACCGGCATGCCCAACCCGCCTTCTCCCGATTCGAGCGTCCCGTACGCTGATCACAACCGTTTGCCCACAGCCGGCGGGGGCATCTCAAACGATCCCGCCACGCATACGCCGCCCGCGCACATCGCCGGTGGCTGGACACCGAAAGGCGCGGAGGTGGCCAACATTTCTTCGGAGGGCGTCGGACCTCAGGCGGCGGCGCGGACCGTTGCTCCACAGCCGTCCCAGCGATCGACCGAGACGCCTGAGTCCGTCGGCAACGACAGCTTGCTGACGCCCGGGCTGAGCATCGCCGGCGGCCGCTACCGGCTGCTCGTTCGCCATGGCGGCACCCCGGTGCTGCAGTTCTGGCAGGCGTTGGACACCGCACTGGACCGCCAGGTGGCGCTGACCTTCGTCGACCCGAATCAGACCATGCCCGACGAGCAGCTCACCGGCGTCCTGTCGCGCACCCAGCGGCTCAGCCAGATCGATCTGCCGGGGATCGCCCGCGTCCTGGACGTGGTGCGGGTCGGCGCCGGTGGACTGGTGGTCTCCGAATGGGTGCGTGGCGCCTCTCTGCAGGAGGTGGCGGGCACGTCACCGTCACCGATCGGCGCGGCCCGGGCGATCCGGTCGCTGGCGTCGGCTGCCGAATCCGCTCACCAGAGCGGCGTGGCCCTGTCCATCGACCACCCGGCCCGCGTGCGGGTCAGCATCGAAGGCGACGTCACGCTGGCGTTCCCCGCGACGCTGCCCGACACCAAGCCCGAAGACGACATCCGCGGAATCGGCGCCACCCTCTATGCGCTGCTGATCAACCGGTGGCCGCTGGCCAATGCCGGAGCCGACACCGGGCTCGAACCGGCGGACCTGGACTCCAGTGGCAGCCCGGTCAAGCCCGATTCGGTCAATCCCGACATTCCGTTCCAGATCTCTGCGGCCGCCAGCCATGCGATTCAGCCCGACGGCGGGATCCGTGGTGCCTCGACGCTGTCGAACCTGCTGCAGCAGGCCACCGCGCTGCACGAGCAGACCGAACTGCTGGGTCCGGTCAGCGACGACCCGCCCCCGCCGCGGGTGCGGCCCACACCACCGGACGCCGAGGCAGCCGCCGAACGACGCCGGCGGGTGCTCATAGGCCTCGGCGTCGGTGCGGCGGTCATCCTGGTGGCGCTATTGGTGCTCGCCTCGGTGCTCAACCGGATTTTCGGCGACGTCAACGGCCTGGACAAGACCGAGCTCGGCTTGAGCAGCCCTTCGGCGTCGGCGCTGCCCGGGGCCAGTGGGCCTAACGGCATCGTGAAGCCGGTGCAGGTGACGGTCTTCTCCCCCGGCGGCGAGGCAGACCGGCCCCAGGATGCCGGTCTGGCGATCGACGGCAACCCGGCCACCGCCTGGTCGACGGACACCTACTCCGATCCGGTGCCCTTCCCCAATTTCAAGAACGGCGTCGGACTGATGCTGCAACTGCCCAAGCCCACGGTGATCGGCACCGTCACGCTCAACGTGTCCAGCACAGGAACCCGGGTGGAGCTGCGTTCCTCCTCGACGCCTAAGCCCACCCGGCTCGAAGACACCACCCTGCTGGCCCCGGCGAAGGCGCTGCAGCCCGGTTCCAACAAGATCACCGCGGATTCGTCGACTGCGACCTCCAACCTGCTGGTCTGGATCTCCACGATGGGTAACACCGGCGGAGAGAGCCGCACCCAGATCTCGGAGATCACTGTGCAAGCCGCCTCCTAG
- the trxB gene encoding thioredoxin-disulfide reductase encodes MSETPSIHDVIIIGSGPAGYTAAIYTARAQLAPLVFEGTAFGGALMTTTEVENFPGFRNGIMGPELMDEMREQALRFGADLRMEDVESVDLDAPIKTVVTADGETHRARAVILAMGAAARYLNIPGEQELLGRGVSSCATCDGFFFRDQDIAVIGGGDSAMEEATFLTRFARSVTLVHRRDEFRASKIMLNRARDNDKIRFLTNSVPVAVEGAATVTGLRVRDTETGAETTLPVTGVFVAIGHDPRSELVRDAVELDPEGYVVVQQPGSRTSLEGVFAAGDLVDHTYRQAITAAGTGCAAAIDAERWLAESEEATTYDSGTETLMGAPQ; translated from the coding sequence ATGTCTGAGACACCATCCATCCACGATGTGATCATCATCGGTTCCGGCCCGGCCGGGTACACCGCGGCGATCTACACCGCCCGGGCACAGCTGGCGCCACTGGTGTTCGAGGGGACGGCATTCGGCGGCGCGTTGATGACCACCACGGAAGTGGAGAACTTCCCCGGCTTCCGCAACGGCATCATGGGGCCGGAGCTGATGGACGAGATGCGTGAGCAGGCACTGCGCTTCGGGGCCGACCTGCGCATGGAAGACGTCGAGTCAGTGGACCTGGACGCGCCGATCAAGACCGTCGTCACCGCCGATGGCGAGACGCATCGGGCGCGTGCGGTGATCCTGGCCATGGGCGCGGCGGCCCGCTACCTGAACATCCCCGGTGAGCAGGAGCTGCTCGGCCGCGGGGTGAGTTCGTGTGCCACCTGCGACGGTTTCTTCTTCCGCGACCAGGACATCGCCGTGATCGGCGGCGGCGACTCCGCCATGGAAGAGGCCACCTTCTTGACCCGCTTCGCCCGCAGCGTGACGCTGGTGCACCGTCGCGACGAGTTCCGCGCGTCGAAGATCATGCTCAACCGGGCCCGCGACAACGACAAGATCCGGTTCCTGACCAACAGCGTGCCGGTGGCAGTGGAGGGTGCGGCGACGGTGACCGGCCTGCGGGTGCGCGACACCGAGACCGGCGCCGAAACCACCCTCCCGGTTACCGGCGTGTTCGTCGCCATCGGCCACGATCCCCGTTCGGAGCTGGTACGCGACGCGGTCGAGCTGGATCCGGAAGGCTACGTCGTGGTGCAGCAGCCGGGCTCGCGCACCTCGTTGGAAGGAGTGTTCGCCGCCGGTGATCTGGTGGATCACACCTACCGGCAAGCGATCACCGCCGCCGGAACGGGTTGCGCAGCCGCGATCGACGCCGAACGCTGGCTGGCAGAATCAGAAGAAGCCACCACCTATGACAGCGGTACCGAAACCTTGATGGGAGCACCTCAGTGA
- the trxA gene encoding thioredoxin, with protein MSDNHSTVTVSDATFADDVLASSTPVLVDFWATWCGPCKMVAPVLEEIAAEQAGKLTVAKIDVDANPNTAQDFNVVSIPTLILFKDGQPVKRIVGAKGKAALLRELADAT; from the coding sequence GTGAGCGACAACCACAGCACGGTGACCGTTTCCGACGCCACCTTCGCCGACGACGTCCTGGCCAGCAGCACACCGGTGCTGGTCGACTTCTGGGCGACGTGGTGCGGCCCCTGCAAGATGGTCGCACCGGTCCTCGAGGAGATCGCCGCCGAGCAGGCCGGCAAGCTCACCGTCGCCAAGATCGATGTGGACGCCAATCCGAACACCGCGCAGGACTTCAACGTGGTCTCGATTCCCACCCTGATCCTGTTCAAGGACGGGCAGCCGGTGAAGCGGATCGTGGGCGCCAAGGGCAAGGCTGCGCTACTGCGGGAGCTCGCTGACGCCACCTAG
- a CDS encoding N-acetylmuramoyl-L-alanine amidase, with the protein MSGRHRGTEQGLRRGDRSGAVVEIRVALASLGLVDSPDADLTTGKHVALDVFDDDLDQAVRAFQQQRGLLVDGIIGQATYRALKEASYRLGARILNHQFGAPMYGDDVATLQARLQDLGFYTGLVDGYFGIQTHNALASYQREYGLYADGICGPETLRSLNFLASRVSGGSPHAIREEELVRRSGPRLSGKRIVIDPGRGGRDHGLIIQTPSGPISEADILWDLASRLEGRMTAIGMDTFLSRPSGRNPSDAERAATSNAVGADLMISLRCATHVSPAANGVASFHFGNSHGSVSTIGRNLADFIQREIVARTGLQDCRAHGRTWDLLRLTRMPTVEVDVGYITSPRDRTMLASPATRDAIAEGMLAAVKRLYLLGKNDRPTGTFTFAELLAHELSVERTGPLGGS; encoded by the coding sequence ATGTCGGGTCGGCATCGCGGGACCGAGCAGGGCCTGCGTCGTGGTGACCGCAGTGGTGCCGTGGTGGAGATCCGGGTTGCGCTGGCCTCGTTGGGCCTGGTGGACAGCCCCGATGCGGACTTGACTACGGGCAAACACGTCGCGCTGGATGTCTTCGACGACGACCTGGACCAGGCGGTGCGCGCCTTTCAGCAGCAGCGTGGGCTATTGGTGGACGGCATCATCGGCCAGGCCACCTATCGCGCGCTCAAGGAGGCGTCCTACCGTCTGGGCGCGCGCATTCTCAATCATCAGTTCGGTGCGCCGATGTATGGCGACGACGTGGCTACCCTGCAAGCCCGTCTCCAGGATCTGGGCTTCTACACCGGCCTGGTGGACGGCTACTTCGGTATACAGACGCACAACGCGCTGGCCTCCTATCAGCGCGAGTACGGTCTGTACGCCGACGGCATCTGCGGGCCAGAAACGTTGCGTTCCTTGAACTTCCTGGCCTCCCGGGTCAGCGGCGGCTCGCCGCACGCGATCCGCGAAGAGGAGTTGGTGCGTCGCTCTGGACCCCGATTGTCCGGGAAGCGCATCGTCATCGACCCCGGCCGTGGCGGCCGTGACCACGGGCTGATCATCCAGACGCCGTCGGGACCGATCAGCGAAGCAGATATCTTGTGGGACTTGGCCAGTCGCTTGGAAGGCCGGATGACGGCCATCGGTATGGATACCTTCCTGTCCCGCCCCAGTGGCCGCAACCCGTCGGACGCCGAGCGCGCCGCGACCTCCAATGCTGTGGGCGCGGACTTGATGATCAGCCTGCGCTGCGCCACCCACGTCAGCCCCGCGGCAAACGGGGTAGCGTCCTTCCACTTCGGCAACTCGCATGGTTCGGTTTCCACCATCGGCCGCAACCTGGCGGACTTCATTCAGCGAGAGATCGTGGCCCGCACCGGGTTACAGGACTGCAGGGCTCATGGCCGCACCTGGGACCTGCTGCGCCTGACGCGGATGCCCACCGTCGAGGTGGATGTCGGTTACATCACCAGCCCACGTGATCGCACGATGCTGGCCTCTCCGGCGACTCGCGATGCGATCGCCGAAGGCATGCTGGCGGCGGTCAAGCGCCTGTATCTGCTCGGCAAGAACGACCGGCCCACCGGAACCTTCACGTTCGCCGAACTGCTTGCCCATGAGCTGTCGGTCGAACGGACCGGTCCGCTCGGCGGTTCCTGA
- a CDS encoding acetyltransferase: MSVRIAPLRLEGFEQLPKHARRCVFWEVDPATLGHDDHLSDPEFDKEAWLSMVMLEWGTCGQVATPSPATRGIGDPECLGYVLYAPPRAVPRAQRFPTGPVSADAVLLTSMGVDPTPMADGLPGELISRVVDELMRRGVRALEAFGRTPAVSELLDACRAGRDVVPPDVAPVLEAVGDCSVEHCIIAADFLTEVGFTVVAPHRYFPRLRLELDKGLGWKAEVEAALELLLERAQLEQPIGAGASAASGRVAGSMRRSQLWLSCVEPR; this comes from the coding sequence GTGTCTGTCCGCATCGCACCCCTGAGGCTCGAGGGTTTCGAGCAGCTACCCAAGCACGCACGCCGGTGTGTGTTCTGGGAAGTCGATCCGGCCACCCTCGGCCACGACGATCACCTGTCGGACCCGGAGTTCGACAAAGAAGCCTGGCTGTCGATGGTCATGTTGGAGTGGGGGACCTGCGGACAGGTGGCGACGCCGTCTCCCGCGACCCGCGGAATCGGAGACCCAGAATGCCTCGGCTACGTGCTCTACGCCCCGCCTCGTGCCGTGCCGCGGGCGCAGCGGTTTCCGACGGGGCCGGTGTCGGCGGACGCCGTGCTGCTGACGTCGATGGGTGTTGACCCGACACCCATGGCCGACGGGCTGCCGGGGGAACTGATCTCCCGGGTTGTCGACGAGCTGATGCGACGCGGCGTCCGGGCACTGGAAGCCTTCGGCCGTACGCCGGCGGTCTCGGAATTATTGGATGCGTGCCGTGCCGGACGCGATGTCGTCCCTCCCGACGTCGCTCCGGTGCTGGAAGCCGTGGGGGACTGTTCGGTCGAGCACTGCATCATCGCCGCGGACTTCTTGACGGAGGTCGGCTTCACCGTCGTGGCGCCACACCGCTACTTCCCTAGGCTGCGCCTGGAACTCGACAAGGGGTTGGGTTGGAAGGCCGAGGTGGAGGCGGCGCTGGAGCTGCTGTTGGAGAGGGCACAGTTGGAGCAGCCGATCGGAGCGGGTGCTTCGGCGGCGTCTGGCCGTGTGGCGGGGTCCATGCGGCGGTCCCAGCTCTGGCTCTCCTGCGTCGAGCCTCGCTGA